In Leptospiraceae bacterium, one DNA window encodes the following:
- a CDS encoding adenylate/guanylate cyclase domain-containing protein — MHQEHIVFILLIITIILLILKLFIQSKKLHKLSSQFDEIKNQTKLNEKSVKTETYLSRFLPKIEYEEVKISSEESHPINKKTIELDVVDDKKIQANNTKSILENLLNAGIECKHECGGNARCSTCRIIVLEGIENCLPRNLAETELAKKKSFSEEIRLACQTYSSGNLKLRRLVLDKQDIETAVNEGVAHNAIPKREEKLAILFCDIRSFTNFSEKNYPYDVIHMLNRYFNEIGKEIDENSGYIDKYMGDGIMVLFGLNPKKGNPSVHAIQAGLGILNSLENINSYLRKNFHIEFKIGIGIDYGNVLIGEIGYKLKMQFTAIGDTVNMASRIEGMTKKTHSNFLISDSTYQSVKDLGLFEFGKKFRTEIRGKSGLYVLHEVLQKSGN, encoded by the coding sequence ATGCACCAAGAACATATCGTTTTCATTCTTTTAATTATTACAATCATCTTGCTTATACTAAAACTTTTTATTCAATCAAAGAAATTACACAAACTTTCTTCCCAATTCGATGAAATCAAAAATCAAACTAAACTAAATGAAAAATCTGTAAAAACAGAAACTTATCTTTCTAGATTTCTTCCCAAAATTGAATACGAAGAAGTGAAAATTTCCTCAGAAGAAAGCCATCCTATAAATAAAAAAACTATTGAGTTAGACGTTGTAGATGACAAAAAGATTCAAGCAAATAACACAAAATCAATTCTTGAAAATTTATTGAATGCGGGTATAGAATGCAAACACGAGTGCGGAGGAAATGCAAGGTGTTCCACGTGTCGTATTATTGTATTAGAAGGAATTGAAAACTGTTTACCTCGAAATTTAGCTGAGACGGAGCTTGCCAAGAAGAAATCTTTCAGTGAAGAAATTCGATTGGCTTGTCAAACATATTCATCCGGAAATCTGAAATTAAGAAGATTAGTTTTAGATAAACAAGATATAGAGACTGCTGTAAATGAAGGAGTGGCGCATAACGCAATTCCCAAACGAGAAGAAAAACTAGCGATTCTTTTTTGTGATATTCGTTCTTTTACGAACTTTTCAGAAAAAAATTATCCTTATGATGTTATTCACATGCTAAACAGATATTTTAACGAGATAGGAAAGGAAATAGATGAGAATTCTGGATATATAGATAAGTATATGGGAGACGGAATCATGGTTTTGTTTGGATTGAATCCCAAAAAAGGAAACCCTTCAGTACATGCAATTCAAGCCGGGCTTGGTATTTTAAATTCTTTAGAAAACATAAATTCCTATCTAAGAAAAAACTTTCATATTGAATTTAAAATTGGAATAGGGATAGATTACGGAAATGTACTCATCGGTGAAATTGGCTATAAATTGAAAATGCAATTTACTGCAATCGGAGACACGGTCAACATGGCTTCAAGAATAGAAGGGATGACAAAAAAAACCCATTCCAACTTTTTAATTTCTGATTCAACTTACCAAAGCGTAAAAGATCTAGGGTTATTTGAATTTGGAAAAAAATTCAGAACAGAGATTAGAGGAAAATCCGGACTATACGTTTTACACGAAGTGCTTCAAAAATCAGGTAACTGA
- a CDS encoding 3'(2'),5'-bisphosphate nucleotidase CysQ: protein MIQLSEIYPIIDIVLQAGKRVHEIFHSNFTVQMKKADDPLTNADIEANSIIVQGINKYFPDDGIFSEEIFDNSNRIQNNKVWIIDPIDGTREFVAKRNEFCISVGLSVNHIAEFGIILNPATKELFMGIVGQGVFYTIVGEEFSIQKSSIRFQQNLKKYSDKKELVVSRSEYESKLFSKNDFWEKDYTLKPIGSIAYKLALVATGIYSFTISLRPKNEWDICAGVALIEANGLIAIELTTKENFTFNRMDSKRYGILAGEKNEVFHLLNSHIEEIQEHSKIR from the coding sequence GTGATTCAACTTTCTGAAATTTATCCTATTATTGATATTGTACTTCAAGCAGGAAAAAGAGTTCACGAAATATTTCATTCCAATTTTACTGTCCAGATGAAAAAGGCTGATGACCCTCTTACGAACGCAGACATCGAAGCGAATTCAATTATTGTTCAAGGGATAAATAAATATTTTCCAGACGACGGGATTTTTTCAGAAGAAATATTTGATAACTCAAATAGAATTCAAAACAATAAAGTCTGGATCATTGACCCGATAGATGGAACCAGAGAATTTGTAGCAAAGAGAAATGAGTTCTGTATCAGTGTAGGTCTATCTGTAAACCATATTGCAGAATTTGGAATTATTTTGAATCCAGCCACAAAAGAGCTATTTATGGGTATAGTAGGGCAGGGAGTTTTCTATACAATTGTAGGAGAAGAATTTTCTATTCAAAAATCTTCTATTCGTTTTCAACAAAACTTAAAAAAGTATTCCGATAAAAAAGAATTGGTTGTTTCTCGATCTGAATATGAATCTAAGCTATTTTCTAAAAATGATTTCTGGGAAAAGGATTATACATTAAAACCGATTGGTTCAATAGCTTACAAACTCGCTTTAGTCGCCACTGGCATTTATTCTTTCACGATTTCACTTCGTCCAAAAAATGAATGGGATATTTGCGCGGGTGTTGCTTTAATCGAAGCCAACGGTTTAATTGCAATTGAATTGACTACAAAAGAAAATTTTACATTCAATAGAATGGATTCCAAAAGATACGGAATTTTAGCTGGAGAAAAAAATGAGGTTTTTCATCTGCTAAATTCTCATATAGAAGAGATTCAAGAACATTCTAAAATTCGATGA
- a CDS encoding chemotaxis protein CheX, with product MRAEFVNPFLEAATLVYRDVLGTELIRGKLRILESPAPSHELAIIVGVIGPANGEVIYSLNFDTAFKMAKKLVPSLKDGEVENEYKDIIGEIANMVTGNAMSIFNATGQFIDITTPNIVETKDNSVKFGKKTTLSVNLYSKLGSLEVNISLT from the coding sequence TTGAGAGCTGAATTTGTAAATCCTTTTCTTGAAGCCGCCACTCTGGTTTACAGAGATGTTTTAGGCACAGAGCTTATCCGTGGAAAACTTAGAATTTTAGAGTCTCCAGCTCCTTCTCATGAATTGGCAATCATCGTTGGAGTGATAGGTCCGGCTAATGGTGAAGTAATTTATAGCTTGAATTTTGACACTGCATTCAAGATGGCAAAAAAATTAGTTCCTTCTTTAAAAGATGGTGAAGTCGAAAATGAGTACAAAGATATAATTGGAGAAATTGCCAATATGGTAACAGGAAATGCAATGAGTATATTCAACGCAACCGGACAATTCATAGACATTACAACTCCCAATATTGTAGAAACAAAGGACAATTCTGTTAAGTTTGGAAAGAAAACAACTCTGTCGGTCAATCTGTATTCAAAACTCGGCTCTTTAGAAGTTAATATTTCTCTTACTTAG
- a CDS encoding cyclic nucleotide-binding domain-containing protein → MEIPYWKAILKKKETFKEEITRFLSDTALFENLSRRILKEVASLVHIRNYKAGEEIFRQGEVGSGLYLIQEGRVLIASKMEGVSMNLADLPKGAFFGELSLFTDEVRTATATATEDSILIGFFQPDLKKLIERKPKVGIEIVMSIASVIAQRLSKTNQVLEKAYFKGKVKRDSV, encoded by the coding sequence ATGGAAATACCTTATTGGAAAGCTATTCTAAAGAAGAAAGAAACTTTCAAGGAAGAAATCACCCGGTTTCTTTCTGATACCGCTTTATTTGAAAACCTGAGCAGACGAATTCTTAAAGAAGTAGCTTCATTAGTTCATATTAGAAATTACAAAGCTGGAGAAGAAATCTTTCGTCAAGGTGAGGTTGGCTCTGGACTCTATCTGATTCAAGAGGGCAGGGTATTGATTGCATCAAAAATGGAAGGTGTCAGTATGAATCTTGCTGATCTACCTAAGGGTGCATTTTTCGGAGAATTGTCACTTTTCACAGATGAAGTAAGAACGGCTACCGCAACTGCAACAGAAGACAGTATTCTAATCGGATTTTTTCAGCCCGATTTAAAAAAATTAATAGAACGCAAACCAAAAGTAGGGATAGAAATTGTAATGAGCATTGCCTCAGTGATAGCCCAAAGGTTGAGCAAAACAAATCAGGTTTTAGAAAAAGCGTATTTTAAAGGGAAAGTAAAACGTGACAGTGTTTAA
- a CDS encoding glycosyltransferase family 4 protein, with protein sequence MKNKKSRVYKIGVDARPLSTGISGVGRVIAETIRFFPEKESFEFYLFTHRTIHQSHISLLELKNVKVIQSTGIFAWKGGIYFNLYLPLLVRKIGLDLFWGSQQVICPFLPKALPVVLTFYDLVSYFFPNTMRKIAAIQQRLFQKLSVKRANFIISISKQTNDDMIQLFHFDKDKTRVAYPGIDPNSIKYFQSFPVSKRILNIPSSYFLTVSTIEPRKNYPFLLKVYEEYSKQYKGKNKLSWVIAGKIGWESEDFLVQFQERLQSDSSLIFIESPDDHELQHLYHRASLFLFASLYEGFGIPLVEALLHKKFSIVSDIPTFREIGGKEILYLPLTDPSLWAKKIIQYQNKPNRVKFDPKKFSWKRSSEITKEVFDRVLSR encoded by the coding sequence ATGAAGAATAAAAAAAGTAGAGTATATAAAATAGGTGTAGATGCCCGACCTCTATCTACTGGAATTTCCGGTGTTGGAAGGGTGATTGCAGAAACAATTCGATTCTTTCCAGAAAAAGAAAGTTTTGAGTTTTATCTTTTCACTCATAGAACCATCCACCAATCTCATATTTCTTTACTCGAACTTAAAAATGTGAAAGTGATTCAGTCCACCGGAATTTTTGCTTGGAAAGGAGGAATTTATTTTAACCTCTATCTTCCACTATTAGTCAGAAAAATTGGCTTGGATTTATTTTGGGGTTCACAACAAGTTATATGTCCATTTTTACCTAAGGCACTTCCTGTAGTGCTCACCTTTTACGATCTGGTCTCCTATTTTTTTCCGAACACTATGCGAAAAATTGCTGCAATCCAGCAAAGACTGTTTCAAAAACTTTCTGTAAAAAGAGCAAATTTTATAATTTCGATTTCAAAACAAACTAACGACGACATGATTCAATTGTTTCATTTTGACAAGGATAAAACAAGAGTTGCCTATCCGGGGATTGACCCAAACTCAATTAAATATTTTCAATCTTTTCCGGTTTCAAAAAGAATTTTAAATATTCCATCTTCATATTTTCTTACTGTATCCACAATCGAGCCTAGAAAAAATTATCCTTTTTTACTCAAAGTGTATGAAGAATATTCAAAACAATACAAAGGTAAAAATAAATTATCTTGGGTAATTGCAGGAAAAATCGGCTGGGAATCAGAAGATTTCTTAGTTCAGTTTCAAGAAAGATTACAATCTGATTCTTCATTAATATTTATTGAATCACCAGACGACCACGAATTGCAGCACCTGTACCACCGAGCCTCACTTTTTTTGTTTGCTTCCTTGTATGAAGGATTTGGAATTCCATTAGTAGAAGCCTTGCTCCATAAAAAATTTTCTATTGTTTCCGATATTCCAACTTTTAGAGAAATTGGTGGAAAAGAAATTTTGTATTTACCGCTTACCGACCCTTCCCTTTGGGCAAAAAAAATCATCCAATACCAAAATAAACCGAATAGAGTCAAATTTGATCCTAAAAAATTCAGCTGGAAGAGGTCTTCAGAAATTACCAAAGAAGTATTTGACAGAGTTCTAAGCAGATGA
- a CDS encoding amidohydrolase, translating into MPILKVTVFQKNIHTQITKDQKQKLATAKSDFLLLPELFPSFHSEDKSVADKSKRKNAYLDKILEISEYYKGVILGGSIVRELEGKYYYSTPIVQNINLIDWYDQNNPSEKDFSQGSSDGIYILSGLRFSLFTGEDLNINNQLKVMKILKDEKIPIAFHINSISNFSGYDDDMSFYSKLSKENDLQIVKCSGIGSHNDKRLDGRSLFATKTGLNWKVAPFENEAEIIKTLSVSSVT; encoded by the coding sequence ATGCCAATATTGAAAGTTACTGTTTTTCAAAAAAACATACATACCCAGATTACAAAAGATCAAAAGCAAAAGTTAGCAACTGCAAAATCGGATTTTTTACTTTTACCTGAATTGTTTCCCTCTTTTCATTCTGAGGACAAGTCAGTAGCTGACAAATCTAAAAGAAAGAATGCTTACTTAGATAAGATATTGGAAATATCGGAATACTATAAAGGTGTGATTTTGGGTGGCAGCATAGTCCGTGAACTGGAAGGAAAATATTACTATTCCACTCCTATTGTACAAAACATCAATCTAATCGATTGGTATGATCAAAATAATCCAAGCGAAAAAGATTTCAGTCAAGGAAGTAGTGATGGGATTTATATTTTGAGTGGTTTAAGATTTTCTCTTTTTACCGGAGAGGATTTGAATATAAACAATCAATTAAAGGTGATGAAAATTTTAAAAGATGAGAAAATTCCAATTGCATTTCATATTAATTCAATTTCAAATTTTTCAGGGTACGATGATGATATGAGTTTCTATTCAAAATTATCCAAAGAAAATGACTTACAGATAGTCAAATGTTCTGGTATAGGATCGCACAACGATAAAAGATTAGACGGTAGAAGTTTATTTGCAACCAAAACCGGTTTGAACTGGAAGGTGGCTCCTTTTGAAAATGAAGCAGAGATTATTAAAACTCTATCTGTAAGCTCAGTTACCTGA
- a CDS encoding 6-phosphofructokinase, with amino-acid sequence MKLEGKVVIAQGGGPTAVINQSLVGAVLESRKFSQVTRVYGAVNGVTGILNEDFVDLTQETTHNLEQVATTPSSALFSTREKPDEKYCKEMFNVMKAHDVRYFFYIGGNDSSETLRIVNEEAKNANYEFRAIHIPKTIDNDLVLNDHTPGYGSAARFVAQAFIGANLDNMALSGVYIGVVMGRQSGFLTASSALAQKYLDDGPHLIYLPERKFSLDKFLLDVKNVYEKYGRCVVAISEGICDENGKLIITKLLSDIEKDAHGNIQLSGTGLLGDLLAKHIREKLKIKRVRADTLGYLQRSFIGVVSDVDQQEAREVGEKAAQYAIWHNVDGSVAIKRTGFYSVDYELVSLKDIAGKTRLMPDEYINYEGNGVTDAFKFYLRPLVGSGFPNSYRIRVPRVQKILKA; translated from the coding sequence AAGGAAAGGTAGTAATAGCTCAAGGAGGAGGTCCAACTGCAGTAATCAATCAGTCTTTAGTTGGTGCAGTGTTAGAATCAAGAAAATTTTCGCAAGTCACTAGAGTTTATGGAGCTGTCAATGGAGTTACAGGAATTTTAAACGAGGACTTTGTTGATTTAACTCAAGAAACCACCCATAACTTGGAACAGGTAGCGACCACCCCTTCTTCTGCTTTGTTTTCTACCAGAGAAAAGCCCGATGAAAAATATTGCAAAGAAATGTTCAATGTAATGAAAGCCCATGATGTAAGGTATTTTTTTTATATTGGTGGTAATGATTCATCAGAAACACTTAGAATTGTAAACGAAGAAGCAAAAAATGCTAACTATGAATTTCGGGCAATCCATATTCCAAAAACTATTGATAACGATCTTGTTTTGAATGATCATACCCCGGGTTATGGTTCTGCTGCAAGATTTGTCGCTCAAGCCTTTATTGGAGCTAATTTAGATAACATGGCTTTATCGGGTGTATATATCGGTGTTGTGATGGGAAGACAGTCCGGGTTTTTAACAGCATCTTCAGCATTAGCACAAAAATATTTGGACGATGGTCCTCATTTGATATATCTTCCAGAAAGAAAATTTAGCTTAGATAAATTTCTCTTAGATGTAAAAAACGTTTATGAAAAATACGGACGATGTGTCGTTGCTATTTCAGAGGGAATTTGTGATGAAAATGGTAAGTTGATTATTACAAAACTACTCAGCGATATAGAAAAAGATGCCCATGGCAATATTCAGCTATCAGGTACAGGCTTGCTTGGAGATTTACTTGCAAAGCATATCAGAGAAAAATTAAAAATCAAACGTGTCAGAGCAGACACACTTGGGTATTTACAAAGATCTTTTATTGGTGTTGTATCCGATGTGGATCAACAAGAGGCAAGAGAGGTTGGAGAAAAAGCCGCGCAGTATGCGATCTGGCATAACGTAGATGGATCTGTTGCAATAAAAAGAACTGGTTTTTATTCTGTGGATTATGAGTTAGTGTCTTTGAAGGATATAGCAGGCAAGACAAGACTCATGCCTGATGAATATATTAATTACGAAGGAAATGGAGTTACGGATGCTTTTAAGTTTTATCTAAGACCGTTAGTAGGCTCTGGCTTCCCGAATTCGTATAGGATCAGAGTGCCTCGTGTTCAGAAAATTTTAAAGGCTTAA
- a CDS encoding Crp/Fnr family transcriptional regulator, whose product MDCKHCNTLSLGLYRCVSPETLEKINSQKKFSSFKKGDYLFTAGESADGIYILQSGIVRTFKISEVGREQTFSLKEAGSWVGLRDSLVGLEYNHSAVCLEDTLACFWKKDLINETLKSEREFQMELLNLLALEWRDSENQIFSLGTKQIHSKLAELLLSLHSSSGNSPEIELKITREIIASIIGTTTESVIRALSDFKARDWIGIQKNKIIFKDYKQLSEIANNEVK is encoded by the coding sequence ATGGACTGCAAACATTGCAATACTCTTTCTCTTGGTCTCTATCGTTGTGTAAGTCCAGAGACTTTAGAAAAAATTAATTCCCAGAAGAAGTTCTCATCTTTTAAAAAAGGAGACTATCTATTTACAGCAGGAGAGAGTGCAGATGGAATTTATATTTTACAGAGTGGAATTGTGAGAACTTTTAAGATTTCTGAAGTCGGTAGAGAGCAGACATTTAGCTTAAAAGAAGCAGGCTCATGGGTCGGATTAAGAGATTCTCTCGTAGGTTTAGAATACAACCATTCTGCAGTTTGTTTGGAAGATACATTGGCTTGTTTTTGGAAAAAAGACTTAATCAATGAAACACTAAAATCTGAAAGAGAATTCCAGATGGAGCTTTTGAATTTACTCGCACTGGAATGGAGAGACTCCGAAAATCAGATTTTTTCTCTAGGCACAAAACAAATACACAGCAAACTTGCAGAATTGCTCTTGTCTCTCCACAGCTCTTCAGGAAATTCACCTGAAATAGAATTGAAAATCACTCGTGAAATTATTGCATCTATTATAGGCACAACTACAGAATCAGTAATACGAGCCTTGTCTGACTTTAAGGCAAGAGACTGGATTGGTATTCAAAAGAATAAAATCATATTTAAAGATTATAAGCAATTATCTGAAATTGCTAACAACGAAGTTAAATAA
- a CDS encoding Gfo/Idh/MocA family oxidoreductase: MKTLILGLGRISYLLEKDTYRTHPCTHSGVLYSKFGKQRFELTGIYDTQTEKIKDFSKYWKIQSRKIISDLKEIQNSMFDLCIIASSSISHYENAIFAIQKNIQHILIEKPVCLNLDELKKIYSLSKKKNINIWVNHERRHHPVYSKVRKLYLENQLGKIKTIKASVLTNSNNDPTSSYIGHLLHDGTHAVDYIHWLIGSPQKIESKYWVRSKKSNYAERIIAMFQYLNGEIVFLEVGGGRKYFQFEIDIETTSNRIVLSNDGHRFYEIGKSTLYKNFYSLFPAKNPVKSHSNPWIILYDEIYKKATGKIETITGSLKDNLEIMEILETIRKNGKRQIINF, encoded by the coding sequence TTGAAAACCCTTATTTTGGGTCTTGGAAGAATTTCCTATTTATTAGAAAAAGATACATATAGAACTCATCCCTGCACTCATTCAGGAGTGTTATACAGTAAATTTGGAAAACAAAGATTTGAACTAACAGGGATATACGATACTCAAACGGAAAAGATAAAAGATTTTTCTAAGTACTGGAAGATTCAAAGTAGAAAAATAATTTCTGATTTAAAAGAAATCCAAAACTCAATGTTCGATCTTTGCATAATTGCAAGCTCGTCAATAAGCCATTATGAAAATGCAATTTTTGCGATACAGAAAAACATTCAACACATACTCATAGAAAAACCGGTATGTTTAAATTTAGACGAATTAAAAAAAATTTATTCTTTGTCAAAAAAGAAAAATATCAATATTTGGGTAAATCACGAAAGAAGACACCACCCTGTTTATTCCAAAGTAAGAAAACTATATCTTGAAAATCAATTAGGGAAAATCAAAACTATCAAAGCAAGCGTTTTAACCAATTCAAACAACGACCCAACGAGTAGTTACATAGGCCATCTCTTGCACGATGGAACCCATGCAGTAGATTATATTCACTGGCTTATAGGAAGCCCTCAAAAAATAGAATCTAAGTATTGGGTGAGAAGTAAAAAATCGAATTACGCCGAAAGAATCATTGCTATGTTTCAATATCTGAATGGTGAGATTGTATTCTTAGAAGTCGGTGGAGGTAGAAAATATTTTCAGTTTGAAATTGATATAGAAACTACTTCCAATAGAATTGTGCTAAGTAACGACGGACATAGATTTTATGAAATAGGAAAGTCCACTCTTTATAAAAATTTTTATAGTTTATTTCCAGCAAAAAATCCAGTAAAGTCTCATTCCAATCCATGGATCATTTTATACGATGAAATTTATAAAAAAGCTACAGGGAAAATTGAAACAATTACAGGCTCTTTAAAAGACAATCTTGAAATTATGGAAATTCTTGAAACTATTCGTAAAAATGGAAAAAGACAAATTATAAATTTTTAG
- a CDS encoding lipoprotein signal peptidase, giving the protein MKLSEYFEKKFLEVVKPSYILFILVGVMIDLSTKYWVIQNYSAEVVYPVLGDFFWMALTFNTGFVFGMFQDNSIISLIFTAIAIVFLIGYRWKNYDIGNPWGWNLVMTGAFGNFIDKFFVKMPPGGGVKIGFTAKNPGEFIGVVDFLSFDWPDFLLFRRWPAFNYADSCVTIGLVILIFTMNSTQDKKSR; this is encoded by the coding sequence ATGAAATTATCAGAATATTTTGAAAAAAAATTCTTAGAAGTAGTGAAACCTTCTTACATCCTTTTTATACTGGTAGGTGTGATGATTGACCTATCTACGAAGTATTGGGTTATTCAAAATTATTCTGCTGAGGTAGTGTATCCGGTGTTGGGAGATTTTTTTTGGATGGCTCTTACTTTTAATACCGGGTTTGTATTCGGAATGTTTCAAGACAATTCTATTATTTCTTTAATATTCACTGCTATCGCTATTGTATTTTTAATAGGATATAGATGGAAAAATTATGATATAGGAAATCCATGGGGCTGGAATTTGGTTATGACTGGTGCCTTTGGTAACTTTATAGATAAATTTTTTGTAAAAATGCCGCCTGGTGGAGGAGTCAAAATTGGATTTACCGCTAAAAACCCAGGTGAATTTATCGGTGTTGTGGATTTCCTTAGTTTCGATTGGCCGGACTTTTTGCTTTTCAGACGTTGGCCAGCTTTCAATTATGCTGACTCTTGTGTCACAATAGGTCTTGTAATCTTAATATTTACTATGAATTCCACGCAAGATAAGAAGTCCCGTTGA
- a CDS encoding AI-2E family transporter — translation MFKSLPISVRLVKYSFYLLISVTIVVTIFGIHTLIFPIVFSALVFYLFNALVDYAEGIGIPRIASILIIFFILGGGVSLLLFKILPPLYSKFYPLLTDWTNLPNENKFKFMNLNIAIKINDKDFNWAEIIKPEVILIKLVEYIKTALNTFMNFIPKLITYLIITPIISFFLLLEGDKLYKNLIVVVPNRFFEMTLMITHKINEQITSYLKSLVIQGGIMTVIVSIGFYLIGMEYFLIFGIFVGITNSIPYIGPILGAVLPAIFSILDNNPSTGVSGVLGVIIFAQLFDNIIVQPTIIAKSVSLHPLIMIFGVVAGGELFGLPGMLFSIPILSILKVSITILYTSLKNHQII, via the coding sequence GTGTTTAAATCTCTTCCGATTTCTGTAAGACTTGTAAAATATTCTTTCTATTTATTGATATCAGTGACTATTGTAGTCACAATATTTGGAATTCATACCCTTATATTTCCGATTGTATTTTCGGCTTTAGTTTTTTATTTATTTAATGCGTTAGTTGATTATGCAGAAGGAATCGGTATCCCGCGTATTGCGAGTATTTTAATAATATTTTTTATTTTAGGTGGTGGAGTTTCTTTACTGCTTTTTAAAATTCTACCCCCTTTGTATTCCAAGTTCTATCCTTTATTGACTGATTGGACAAATCTTCCAAACGAAAATAAATTTAAGTTTATGAATCTGAACATTGCTATAAAAATTAACGATAAAGATTTCAACTGGGCAGAAATTATTAAACCTGAAGTAATCCTTATTAAGTTAGTCGAGTATATAAAAACTGCACTCAACACTTTTATGAATTTTATTCCTAAACTAATTACCTACTTAATCATCACCCCAATCATTTCTTTTTTTCTTCTTCTGGAAGGAGATAAATTATATAAAAATCTTATTGTTGTTGTGCCCAATAGATTTTTTGAAATGACTTTAATGATTACGCATAAGATCAATGAACAAATCACAAGTTATTTAAAAAGTCTTGTAATACAAGGGGGGATAATGACTGTGATCGTTTCCATTGGATTCTATCTAATAGGAATGGAATACTTTTTAATTTTCGGAATATTTGTGGGCATAACAAATTCAATCCCATACATAGGACCTATTCTCGGAGCTGTCCTCCCTGCGATTTTTTCTATTTTAGATAACAATCCATCTACAGGCGTATCTGGAGTTTTGGGTGTAATTATTTTTGCACAGTTATTTGATAATATAATAGTTCAGCCTACAATAATTGCAAAATCAGTTTCACTTCATCCACTCATTATGATTTTTGGAGTGGTTGCGGGGGGTGAACTTTTTGGGCTGCCGGGGATGCTATTTTCTATTCCAATATTGTCTATTCTAAAAGTCAGTATTACGATACTCTACACTTCATTGAAAAATCATCAAATTATATAG